The Bernardetia sp. ABR2-2B DNA window CTAGCAAATGAAGCAAAAAACAGTATTGAAAAAATAGAGAATAATAGTAATATTTTTTGCTTCATAGTTATAGTAAATTTAAAAATAATTTATCCTATCAGAGCAATGACTAAAATGATAGGAACAGCAATCAGTCCAAGAAGAAGTAATAAAATTCCTAGTAAAACTTCTCCCATAGCAAAGGCGATAATTCCACCAATAACACCAAGTAAAATAAACAATACTGAAATCAAGATAGTACCAACAGCATTTGCTATGCTTTTATTCTTCTTGACTTTTTTAGTTTTAGCTTGTTTTTTCTGTGCTTTTTTGATTTTCTTTTTGACAAGTTTTAAAGCTAATCGTTCTTTGAAATTAAGTTTTTTCTGTTTTTTTGTGGAGGTAGCTTTTGATTTTTCTAATATGACTGAATTTGTAACAGTTTTTTCCTGAATAGAAGGTTTAGAATCACTTTCACTAGCAAAAGTACAGAATGACAAAAAGAAAAATAGAAGAGTAATAAAATAAGTAGTTTTCATAGTAGTCAAGTAAAATGTAAAAATTGTATTTGACTTTTTAGATGTTACTTTTTATAAAAACGTTGTTTTAGTTAATTTAAATTAAGGATTTTTAATTTTCGCCGTTGTTGGTGTCCTTACCAATGAAACAGCCAAATAACCACTTCCACATCTGTCCATCTTCATAAGCAGGTTTCCAACTACCATGTCTTACTTTCTCATATTCTGTATAATGAACATCTTCGTTTCCTGCTTTTTTGAGTGTTTCTACCATATTTCGGCTGCGCTGTGGTTTTACGGTTTGGTCTAATGCTCCATGAAATACCCAAGTAGGCATACTTTTTAAAGAATCGGCTGTTTTTTCATCTGCACCTCCACAAATGGGAACAATTGCAGCAAACTTTTTTGGAAAACGAGCTGCCAAATCCCAAGTTCCATATCCTCCCATAGATAATCCTGTAAGATAAATTCTAGTCGAATCTATTGGTAACTCATTTTCTAATTCTTCCAAAAGCTCACACGTCAAGTCCATATATTTGCTCATTTTTTTGGGTTGAGTATGCGAATCTGCTGACCAATCTACTTCTACCCATTTATTATTTTTTTCGCATTGAGGAACAAGCACAAAACACTCATAGTCATCTCTGTTTTTTTCTTGTAATGCCCACGCTCCTATATGTTTGACTGTAAGCGAACTGTCGCCACGTTCTCCTGCACCATGAAGAAATAGAACTAAAGGATATTTCTTGTTTTTATCATAATCTTTTTTATAATTTTTCGGAAAAAGTAAACGATAACGCATAGAATCCGTTTGAGTAGTAGAGACGAACAGTTTATGTTCGAAAAGTTCGTATCTTAGCTTATCCGAATTGGTTTTTTGTCCGTAAGAAGATGAAGCCAACACCAAAATAAGCATACACACAAAGACACTAAAAGAATATATTTTATTTTTCATAGAAATTAGTAGTTAAACCCTTAGGGTTTCTGAAAACCCTAAGGGTTTGGAAATTCTTACAATTTTACAAAATTATGAGCGAAATTCAAGCCGAAAACGTATCTATTGCAGGTCAAAATTCAGAATCAAAAGAAGATTTTAAAAAACATATAGACGAAATTTTTGA harbors:
- a CDS encoding alpha/beta hydrolase-fold protein translates to MKNKIYSFSVFVCMLILVLASSSYGQKTNSDKLRYELFEHKLFVSTTQTDSMRYRLLFPKNYKKDYDKNKKYPLVLFLHGAGERGDSSLTVKHIGAWALQEKNRDDYECFVLVPQCEKNNKWVEVDWSADSHTQPKKMSKYMDLTCELLEELENELPIDSTRIYLTGLSMGGYGTWDLAARFPKKFAAIVPICGGADEKTADSLKSMPTWVFHGALDQTVKPQRSRNMVETLKKAGNEDVHYTEYEKVRHGSWKPAYEDGQMWKWLFGCFIGKDTNNGEN